A genome region from Bacteroidales bacterium includes the following:
- a CDS encoding 2-phosphosulfolactate phosphatase, with the protein MESLQSKLEVVFSPDLFKYYENPRANVVIVDILRATSAICTAFQNGVSQIIPVPTREEARKYKQKGYLVAAERDGRVLDFADFGNSPFNFTSERIGGKNVVYSTTNGTKAIHSARHNNMVVIASFLNLSAVAELLIEQQNDVLILCAGWKGKFSLEDTVFSGALAEKLLNSGKFQTICDSVTASLDLWNLAKVDIMKYIDKVAQRERLRKLGLDDVLEHCHTADSTNQIPVFHNGVIEEYRKSVSISK; encoded by the coding sequence ATGGAAAGTCTTCAAAGCAAACTGGAAGTGGTCTTTTCGCCTGATTTGTTTAAGTATTATGAAAATCCCCGGGCCAATGTGGTAATAGTTGATATATTACGGGCCACTTCTGCCATTTGTACAGCTTTTCAGAATGGTGTATCTCAAATTATTCCTGTTCCCACAAGGGAAGAAGCCAGAAAATATAAGCAAAAGGGATATCTGGTTGCGGCCGAACGAGATGGACGTGTACTTGATTTTGCCGATTTTGGCAATTCCCCTTTTAACTTTACGTCCGAACGGATCGGAGGTAAAAATGTAGTGTACAGCACCACCAATGGCACAAAAGCCATACATAGTGCGCGTCATAACAATATGGTGGTTATTGCCTCCTTCCTGAATCTTTCAGCCGTGGCCGAATTGCTGATTGAACAGCAAAATGATGTGCTCATTCTTTGTGCCGGCTGGAAAGGAAAGTTTAGTCTGGAAGATACGGTATTTAGCGGAGCACTGGCTGAAAAACTGCTCAATTCGGGCAAATTCCAAACCATCTGCGATTCTGTTACAGCTTCACTTGACCTTTGGAATCTCGCTAAAGTCGATATCATGAAATATATAGACAAAGTTGCACAGCGTGAGAGATTGAGGAAATTAGGGCTGGATGATGTCCTGGAACATTGCCATACTGCCGACTCAACAAATCAAATCCCTGTTTTCCACAACGGGGTGATTGAAGAATACCGAAAATCCGTCAGCATTTCAAAATGA